In the genome of bacterium HR17, the window AGTTCTTTGGTGCTTTGAAGGTGCAGGGAGGTGTAAAAGAGTTTCGGCAGGGTCGCTTTTGCTCATCGCAGGAGCCTATTTCATAGCATTAGGTGCAGATGCAGCAGATCTACTTGAGGATATTTTTGACACGACGTTCCAGTTCTTTTAAAAGGTGGTGATGAAACAATGTTCATCAAGATGTTGTGTAAGTTTGCTTCTATATTAACTCCTTTTGAATGTTTAGATAGTGAGGAAAGGCAGCGTTTATTGACAGGTTTACAACTCTTGAAGATGCATCCCTCTGAGTGCACCTGCGATGAATGCCTACTCATTGACGCCACTATTCAATAACTCGAACATGTTCGGAGTAGAAACATTTTTGGTTGGAGGAATGTTGCATTCATTCGGCGTCAGGGACATTTAAATTACCCTTAACCGACCGCTTGACGATCTCGTGGACTTCAAGTTGCTCGAGAGCCATAGGTCACACCCCCATATCACGTTAGGTCTGAATAACTCCCACATCGTAGCCAAATATCACGCCAAGGTTCGCTTGAAGTATGACACGAGTATCCGAACATTGCCCACACAGTGACGGCAACCCAACTCCAACAATCCACACTAATCACCAAACCGGCTATCATCGCTAACCCAAATGACCATCTCCACTGGCATCGCAATCGCCTTTTATCAATCAAGCATGAGTTTGCAACCTTTGCGTCTCTTTGGACAAAAGTTCGTAGGCTCTTCGTTTGATGGCATTTCCTTTGCCGAAGAAAATGTGAGCAAAGCGGTCCCCTCTCTTGAAGTTTTGAAGGTGATCTACAAACCCTGTAACAGCATTAAGGGCACCCCACACGGTCTCTTCGGGTTTCATTTGAACCCCGTTACCGTTAATCCCTGAAACAAATACTTGAGCGATTTGGTTGCGTAATTCTTTTACCTCAGCCACCCGATTCTCATACAACTTGCGCGCCCTCTCAGTCTGCTTAACAGGTGGGCGAGGTAAAGGGAGAAGTTCAGACAGGAAACGGAGAAATTGAGTTTCGCTGAAAGGGGTTCGTGCCATCGCCATAAATTGCCGGCGAATGGCTTCTGTCTCTCTTTGAAGGAATTGTTCAACTTCAATCGGTATGGTCTCATAGTGACCTTTATGCCATCGCTTGAAAATCAAAGGCGCTTGCTTTTCCCTCAGCGCCATCTTAAGGGTGTTCCAACAAACAACACGAATGGTCGTCAGGCGAATGTCCACTGCTATTGTGCCATCGTGACTGTTAGTGAAAAGCATGAAAGGTTCTACGAGGTCATCATCCCTCACAAAAATGTGAAACTTTTCAGGTAGTTCTGCCAGCAGCCAAATAACTTCCCCGTTGCCCAGATAGCCTCCCGTGTGGTAGACAGGTTTGCCTTGCCCAACAAGTTGATCAAACAACTTCACAGCATCACGGTTTTGCAAAGGGATGAAGCCAGGGTAGACAACTCCCAAGATACGCGAAGGGTCACCGCGAGGCAAGTCCTTGCGCACAACTGCTACACGGCGTTTGATGGGTGTGCCATCAGTTGTTACGATAGGCACCAATTCCACTTCCCATTCCAAACCACCAAATTTGAGAGCTTCCTCGGCAGTAGCAGGACGCTCCAAGCAAATACCTTTCCCATGCCATGGTCTCCCACCAAAGTAAAACATTTGCCCAACTTGGTCAGGCATATAGGACACCCCTTCATACATGGTATCACTTTGCTTGCGGTCATAGCCATGCTTTAATCCGATCTAAAGAACTTTTGTATCTCCTCAACGCAATGCTTCGCATAGCGATAAACTTCTGTCCCCAAAAAGCGAAGAACACGATAATTTTGCCTCTGTAGCCAGCGATTGATACGAGCGTCATGAAGCCTTTGTGGGAGTGAGGAATGGAAGGCTAAACCGTCCACATAAATAAGCAGGCGATGTTCTGGGTAAGCGAAGTCTGCAGCAGTAATGAGTTGCCCTTGTTCGTCTACAACCTGATATTGCTTTTCAGGTTCAGGCAATCCAGCTGAGCGGATGGCTTTGAGGAGTCTTAACTCGGCAGGTGATTGGCAACCTTCCCGACGAGCCTCTTCCCATTCTGGTCCCTGCATTGGTGGCACTTGTCTACCTACCTGGACAACTTCTGCTTGGGCAGCAACCTTTAACCAATCCACTATTAACTGCCAATCCAATAAATGGTGAACTTTTTGGTTGCGGTAAGTTCGCAAGCATCGGTAGCAAGAGCCAGCACAATCATGACCCTCCAAATGCTTTAAGGCAAACTTCGCCACTTTGGGGAAATTCTCGGCTAAATCCTGCAAAACGCCTGAACCCCCAACAACTGTGTCGACCCAGAAAATTTCCAGCACCTGCTCGCCCTGTTCATCCCGTTTCACTAACACAAACCCGTCGATGTCTTCCTCGTCCAACTGGAACGCTAAGGCTGCACCTTGCACGATGGCGTAAACCAGACTCCAAGCCCACCGAACTCCTTCAGCACCAAGCAACTCAACGCCGGGGACGATAAGTCGAAGGGTATCTGCCTTCGTTTGATGCCCTAACGCAATTTCGATAGGTTCACCGTCACAAGTTTGGCTATGGCGTCGTTGTGCTTTTTGCTTTCGCCCCTTTTTCGCCTTTTGCGAACCCTCTGCAGGTGGTTCAACCGATTCACCGCACTTCTCGCAGATCCAGAACGAACGCACTTCCTTGACTGTCCCGTCAGGGTTTGTCTCAATCCTTCCCAAGTTCAACCAAAAGATGCTTTCCTGCCGGCGCATTTCTAAGTAACATCCGTCACCTAAATGGTAAGTGACTACTTCACCGTCCCGCTGTGGGTGAGCGGCGAAATCAAAAGCGCGCATTGACCTATCTTCCTCTTCTTCGGGTTGCGCCGTTGTCAGTTCCGCCCGAAAAGCACCTACATCCCAAGCGATTTTCGACCTTTCCGTTAACTCAGCACCACAGCGCAAACAGTTGTTATTGCTTTTTGGATTTGCTAACCCACAACTTGGGCATAAGGTGAATTCAAACTTCAAGATACCTCGCTCAGTGATTCCACCCGGCTGGTTCAAAGCGATGCCTTTAACTTCCCACTTTCCACCTCGTGCGTAAACAACTTGCCCAGGTGCATATTCCCACTGAGCCTGCAATCGGCTGGTAAAAATCGGCTCTGGCTGCAAGCCCAAGTGCAGTGAACCAGGTTGTGGCGGGAAAGCGTAACCCGGCAACAGCCCCGCCTCTGCAAGCACTCGGGGCAGATAAGCATAATCACGGTCGGTGCGCAAACGGTTCGCCAGTTCACGGTAACCTTGCTCAAGTTGCCGTTCTTGCTGAGTTTGTTGCACCTTGTTTGCGTAAAAGCGCATGTTCTTAACCGCCTCTTCAATTGCTTTCGCCCGCAATTCAATCACTTGTCGCACCTTTTCGGGGAAATCGCGGATAACTTCATCAACCCACTGCTCGTTGACCCATTCAAAATCACCGAAAACTTCCAACGCCCTTCGCTTGCCTGTTTCCAATGCCTTTTGGATGCCATTAACCAACTTCTCAACTTCTGTCGCATTGATATGCCCTTCATCGCTGATGTATGGTTCGAGGTTGGGAGGGATGGGAAGTTGAGCCTCTTCAAAAACGATTGACCTTACATGGCATGCTAAGGCGATGCGGTTGTCAGCGTAGAAGCGAGGTGGATAGATGGCGCCAAAGATAATTTCGTCGGGATGGTCAAAGAAGTAGCCATCGTGAGGGCGGGCACGAGAAAAGCCAGCAACAACGCCCATCCTCGTTTGCCTCCCTGTCCGCCCAGCCCGCTGAGCGTAATGGGCAGGATTGGGAGGAATATTGCGGAGCGCAACGGCTTCCAAATCTCCAATGTCAATGCCCAACTCCAAAGTCGGTGTGCAAGCGATGGCGTTTACTTCAGGTGGTTGTTTCTGAAAGGCTTGCTCAATCCGCTGCCGCTCCTCATCGGTGACGGCGGCAGTGTGTTCTCCAGCATTTATAGGTGGCAAATTGGGATGAGCGATTTGCAATGCCCAAACATTACTTTCAGCAAATGGTCCATCCCATTCCCTCAGTTTCCCTTGACATGCTTTTTGGTAACTCACTCGGGGACAAGGTGTTCCAGCAGGTTCATTTGCAACAACTCGCCCGCAAGTGTCGCAGCGAACCCAACTTCGGGCAACTTCAAACTCCAACAAATCAAGCGCCACTTGATAGCCTTGCCCATTGTTCCCAATATTTGCCCATATGAGGTGACCTGTCTGCTCCAGGAATTCCAATAGAGCCTGTAGCGATTGTAATGTCGGTCTTGAACCGAGAAAGCGTTGACAGAGTGCCAATAACATTTCAGCACGAAGCAGTTGGTAATGACCTTGGTTTTGCTGCTCCCGTGAAGGCATCGATTGCCCTGGTCGGGTAAAGGCTTTAGGAAACCACCGTCCACCGCTTGACAGCAAGTCATATTCAACGGCAACTTGCGAACCTGCATTGAAAGCCCGTTGGATGGCTGGATGAGCCAACGCCCCTTTCGTCCGCATCAAGTCCAGAAGATGGGGGATGGCTTGACGGACTTTTTCCGTTGGCAAGTTGTGCTCTCGACAAAGTTGTTCAAAATTGTCCCGCCGCAACACCTCTTCCAAGCCTGCATAGCGAACCCTCACTAAACCGAGCCTCTCCAGACTCTGGCGGACATTGGGCTGGATGGCAAATTCTGTCAACAGAGCGCCTTCAACTCTCTTGAGTGCCCTTTCGCGAGCGTCCCTTGTTCTCAGTTCTTCTGTTACTATTCCGTTACGCACCAACCACTCCAACACTTTGCCTTTAAGCCACTCCCAATCGTGCGGCTCCTCTTCGTCCTTGAGGCAATGGTAAATGGCTCGGCGAACCGAAAGGCGCTTCTCGGTGTTTTTGATGAACCACGCTTGATGGGCAGCATCTTGTCGGCTATCGCAGAAAATCAGCACCTTTTGCTGCTCTTCGGGCAAATACTGAATAAGCGCCCTCGCCACCTCCTTCACCGCCCGTGAAACCCCCATGTTCACCTTTGTCAAGACATCTCGGTTACCATATCGGCTTCGGCAAATAGGGCAAATCGTTCCGCGCCTCTCGTAGGCAGCGAACTCACGAAGCGGTGCACTGCACCCTGACGGGCAAACTCCATCCTTGACAATTGCTAAACACTTGGGGCAAAGGCGCAGTGTAGAGTAATGTTGTTGCGTCGTCGTTTCCTCAGATCCCTCATCTGTGGTTTCCTCTTCCGCATCCACTTCCAAACTTTCCTTTGGCGGCTCGTAAAGGAAAATCGTTTGATCTGTTGAAGTTGGCTGAACCCATGGATGCAATCGCTTCTTGTCTTCATCAGGTTTGTAGCAAGCGTAAAAGTCCCAACCGCAAGTGCGACACAGCACCAAGGGCAACGCTTTTGAACCACAGTTGGGACAATCCCTTTCGCCGTGTCTGAGCAACTTGCCGCAGTTCAAGCAGCGCCAGAAAGGCAACAAGCCTCGCAAAAGCCGATGGGTTCGCAGGCGCAATTTGAGAGGATGTTCGTCAGGCAAAGCGCTTCCAACCAATAATGCCGCTTCCACTTCCCTCTGAACCTGTTCGTTAGGTTCAATCCCTCGCTCTTTCGCCCATCTGTTCACCAATTCACCGAACGCTATAGGCTTTTGCAACCATTCCAAAAGCCTATAGGCAAGGGGTGTGCGGGCATACAGGCTACCTGCATCAGCACCATCAGCAACGACATCGCTGACCAGTTTAGCAGCCAATCGCTTGACACTTTCCTCACTCTTTGGGTCAAAGGCGTCTAACTCTTGCTCGCTGATTTCCGGCAAGGCGGGCATTGTCAAATCAGGTGGCATCGGGGGCGGGACAACAGGAGTGTCCAAAATCACAGCGTCCTTCTCTGTTTTTTGCCCTGTCAGTTTCGTGAAAAATTCAGCGATGGCTTGTCTTGGGTCTTCACCCATGCCGCTTTGCAGCGTCGCTGAAGTCCCAATGAAAATTGGCTCTGGTGCATTGGGGTTCATCTTCTTCAAAAAAGCCCTCAACCTTCGCATCAAAAAGGCGATATCCGTTCCCAACTTGCCGTGATAGTTGTGCACCTCGTCCAAAACGATGAAACGAACTTGGTGGTTTTTGAAGATACGGCGCCCATCGTCGCGGATGAGCATGTAGTCCAACATTTGGTAGTTGGTCAGCAGAAGGTCAGGCGGGTTTTGCCAGAACTCGCTGCGAACGCATCGCTCCTCATCGGGAGCATCGCTGGGGCGCTCACCGCTAAGTTCTGTTTCGCCCGTGTAGCGCCCAAAAGAAATGCCTGTGCCCGCCAGCAATCGGCGCAAGCGGTCGCGTTGGTTGTTGACCAAAGCGTTCATCGGGTAAATCAAAATTGCTTTCACTCCTGTTTTGCCGCGATGGCGAAAGCACCAGTCCACGATGGGCATTAAGAAGGCTTCTGTTTTCCCAGAACCTGTCCCTGTCGCCAAGATGACGGGTTGACCTTGAAGTATTCTGCTCGCTGCCTCAGCCTGATGCCGGTAGGGGCGTTCAGCGATCTGCCCAAACCATTGGCGAACTTCTTGCGACAACCCTTCGATGGGTTCCGTCCGTTCGTAAGCAGGCAGAACCTGAAGGTAAATGTCTCGCACCAAAAAACCTTCCTCGTTCAACGCTGCATCGAAAGCGTCCCTCAGTTCTTGCCTTGCGGGGCGGAAGACGGTCCGCAGCAGGTGGCGATACTCATCCGCCAACTTCTTCGCAACCTGAAAAGGCGAGTAAGGTGCAGGCATCGCTCTTGGCACCTCCCTTATGGGTCTTGTTCCTATAGGATGCGGGAATAACGGGCTTTCTCCGCTATATCCCGCCTAACTTGTTGCGCCTCTTCGTGAGAAATCAAACCCCTTTGAACCGCCGACTTCAACAATTCTTGACTGCGGAAGACCTCAATGCCTTCTTGCCTCGCTATGCTGACCATGCCCTTCTCCTCTCGGTCATCATCTGTCAACACTTTCCAGTTGCGAACTTTTGCGACCGCCAAAACTGCAGCATCAGCGCCTTTGCGGATGCCAGTATACTGTTTCTGCAACCGCTGTCTCTCTTGCTCTTCGCCCGGTTCAAGTTCCTTCACCACCTTCAGCCACAAGTCCTCTGTTTCCAACAACTCTTGCAATTCAGGGTATTTTGCGACCCCTCTCGCTATTTCTTCCCTCACTCCTTCCGTCACCCAAACGCCGTTGGGGAACAACTGTTTCAACAACTCCAAGTGTCCGCTTCGGGCAAAGTTGGAAAGTAAAGAGGTGTGGGCAATGGTCTCTTCATGCTCCTTCAACAGTTGCTCCCTCCAACTCGTAAAGGATGTCCTGAACCTCCATTGGGGTGATACCGAGCACTTCGGCAGCGTAACTGAGGGTGATTTCGCCTTTCATCGCTGCTTCCACAGTCAACTCCCAAAGGACTTTGGAGGTGCGAAACTCCTCGCGAGTTGAAGTTTTAGGTTCTCCGAAAATGAATTGCTCCAAAGTCATCAGTTTTTCCTGCCTCCACTTTTCAAACTCCCGCTCCGTCAAGTAATCCAGTTCCTTCAAGCGGTAAAGGAGTGCAGCGTAACTTACGCCAAAGGTTCGGCGAAGTTCTATCAAGCGCCAAGCGGTGAGGGGTTTGCTACCGACGCTTTCCACGAGACGGCGAACAGTTTCCTCTGGCATGAGAAAGTGGGTTGCAAATCGGTTAGCGAAAACTTCTATCCATACTCGCTTTGCGTCTCCTTCTCCGTCAGTTTCTCTCACCATCTCTGGCAAGTTGAAGCCTTGTTGTCGGTCTTTGAGCAAGTGCCCATATTCGTGGGCGACAGTCCACAGTTGGTGGGTTGGAGGTTTTTGGGCGTTGACAAGAATAAACCCTCCCATCTCTGCATCGTATGCCATTGCCCCTGAAACTTCGTAGGTCATGGGCAGCCGAATGACAGGGATGCCGTGAGTTTCCAAAATGTCAGCGAGGTTGGGTGCAGGGTCATCGTCCAACCCCAACCTTTCCCTTTCCGCCCTTGCCGCTTGGCGGGCTTGTTCTTCCAATCGCTCTTTCGTGACGGGATAAGTTGGAAGTTCAGGGACAGGATGATTGAGGAGTTTCCGAAGGTTAGCAATTTCCTCGCAAAGGTGGGCGAACTTCACTAACTGGCGCTTCGTTTCCTCGGAGAGAGATGCCTCTTCAGTTTTTCTCAAAAGCATCTGCAGTGAGCCAACGGGGTCGCCAATTCCGTAGAACCAACTTTCCGGGCGACCGTAAAGTTCTGCTGCTTTTGCCAACAAACGCATAGGCAGTCTCCGCTTGCCTGCTTCCAAAAGCGAAAGATACTCCCTCGTGATGCCCAAACGCTTTGCTGCTTCTTCTTGCGTTAAGCCGAAAAGTTCCCTCGCTTCCCGTAAGCGTCGCCCGATGAATTTGAGGATGTCCATCTACTGCGCCCCCTTTATTGCTCAGGACCTAAAAGGCAAAACTCTCATTGCCCGCAGACAGGACAACGCCAGTTGCTATTCGGAGGCTTGGCAGGATGGATATCGTTGCATAGCGGGTTGTATCGGTGGTAAAGCCAGCATTCTTCTTCGTAGGCTTCCTGCTCAGAGGGCGTATAGCGATAGAAAAAGTGGCTCGGAGGATTACGGAGGAGACAATTGTTCTGCTGTGGAGGTAAGTGTTGCTGTAGCCTCGCTCGTAGGTTGGTGGAGCGCCCGACATAGACGGCATAATACTTCCCATCAGAACGGTTGAAAACTGTTAAGACATATACACCGCAAGCATCTTCAAGCAGTTGAACTTCTTGGCTGTTCAAAGGATAAGGTCCCAAGAACTGTTGCTGCATCTTTCTCACTCCTTCGTTTAAGGCTCGGCAGGGGGCTGCCGGCAGGTAGAATTATGCCATGATGTAACGCATTTGTAAACACAAAGCCAAATTCAGACCGCAAGTGTTAACTTATTCGTCACGAAAGTTGGCTTCGTCTGTTTCGTTTTCCTCGCTTGCTCCAGTGTCCTCTTCTTCAGCGGTCTCCTCTTCCTGTTCGCCCCGTGTTGGGATGTAGGCGACAGCGTTGAGGGTTTTGATGGCGACATAAAGTCGTTTCTCAAGGTCGCGTATTTCGCCCATTTTCGGCACTTGCGCTTCAGGCACATTCTCTGTGAACCACGCAGCGAGATCGTGAGGGATGGTTTCAGTTGAAGTTGCTTTCAAAGATGAGTTGGTGATGCCCAACTTCTCACACAACCATTGATGAAATTCGGGATGGGCTTTGCCAAAAGGTGAGGGTTGCCAACCTTTGTGCAGCATGTAAGCGCAAAGGGCAAGGTCGCGGGTGACGGTGCTTTGTTCCTCGCCTTCTAAAGGTGGTTGGTCACGATCAAGGAGTGGGAAGGTGGTCAGGATGTAAGCGAACTCAGGGACGGTCAATCCGTAGGCGTCGGCAGCGAGGGCATCAAGTCTTGCACGCAAAAATTGGCGCTCTGTCGGGTCAATGCAAGGCAAGCGGTCAAAGTCAGGGTCGTTGCGGTCTTGAGGTAAGCGCCATTGAGCCGAAAGGTCATCAGGATATCGTTGCGCTACTTGCTCCCATAACTCCGCAAATTCTGGCAAAACACAGTTCAGCCGAGCCGAAAGCACTACCATCTCTCGCCCTACCTGACCGTCAGGCGAAAGGCGAGGCATGGGAAGTTGGGCAATAAATACAAAATTCAGGTTCTCCTTTACACGCACACGAATAAGCCAGTCGCTGATAAATGAGTTAGCAAGTGCCGCCCATAGTAAGGCTACGCGAGGGTCATCAGGCGCTGTACTTACAGTGGGCACAGCATTGCCACAAACAGCAATAGATGGCACAACGGCAGACTGCAAGGTGCGTTCGTTAGTGGCGGAGTTGACACCCAAAAACCCTGCCCGAAACCGCTGCTGCCCTGGAAACATTGCAGCGAACAATTTGGCGCTGACGAAGTAGTGTGGGTGCAGGTGCTTTTCGTGCCAGTCTAAGTGCTCCCAAACTTGCTTTTTCCCTTCGCCACTTACATACGCTTTCGCAGCAGGATCAAACTGGTGCACCATGCGCCCTTCATAAAGCGGCACATAATTGTCGTCGCAAACGAAGCCACGAGTTAAGATTTCGCGCAGGGTCGGTAGGGAACGGGGATTAGGGACTTGAAATCGGGATTGACGGCGACGAGTTTGAGACAACTCCTCTCGCAATTTGGCTTCAATTTCCGCTTCCGTTTGACCTTTCAACGCATCCTCGGGCAGGGCAACTTCCACATCAAATTCCGGAACACGCACGACGCGATAGCCTTTCTGCCGATAGGTTTCAGCATCAGGTGTGCGGTAAAGAATGCCGCCGCGTCGGCTCGCTGCGTCAGGCTCTTGCCGAACTGCTAAGTTCTGCTCCAACTGCTCCGCTGTGCGAAAGAGATAGGAGTCATTCGTCATGTCCACTTCACGCGTGAAACTCACTTGCCATGCACCTGCTACCGTTTGACCAAGGCGTGGGAATTTCTGATGGAGTCGTTCGGCGAGGCGATATTCCAGCGCATTTTTGACTTCCAAAAACAGCCGATAGCCGGGGCTGGTTCGCTCCAAAAAAGGACGAGTCAATCGCACTTCCCGACGCAAACGCTCAGGGTGCGTATCGGGTAGACTCAAGAACTCAGGATCGTGCAACATGAAGGCAGCAGGGAACTCTTCGGTCTGTCCACCCTTGCGGAAAACGACGGTGGCGAATTTGTAGCGAATGTCAATCGGGAATAGACGCCAACGGTTTTCAAAACTGAAGCACGCTTGCAGTTGACTTTTGTCCAGCAAGAGTCGCCTGAGGGCAGTTGCACCCTCAGTGGCGTAGAAAGCAGCAGGCAATAGGAAACCAACCAAACCGCCTTCGCGGACGATTTGGTAAGCACGCTCAGTGAAGAAGCGGTAGAGGTCAGGGTCACCACTTGTTTTGTGGATGGCTTTTGCTTCTCTCAAGCCGGCGTTGCAATTAGGACATTGGATGGGTTGACGCTGCGGGAACAGGCTTTTGCCACAAAAGGCACATTTTTTGTCAAGTGGTGTGAGCATCCCGCACTTTTGACATATCTTTTCGGGAAGCAAGGCACTACAGGCAGAACAAAGGGTGGCGAATTGGTAGCGATAGACGCCGCTTTTGGTCAGAAATTCGGCATATTTTTTGATGCCTTTCGCGTGGTCATTCCATTCCTGTTCAAGTTTAGGGAAGAGGCGATGAAGTTCACGGATGCGGTCTTTTCGGACTTGTCCTTGATACTCGCCGATGAGAGGGTCATAGTCGGAGTAAAACTCCAATTCCTGCGGCTTCACCTTATCCCATGGCGGGTTGCCCAAGACAACATCAAAACCGGGGTTTTCTTTCGGTGTTCCATCGGGATTGAAGAAGACATCTGGGAAGGCAAGTTCCCAAGAGAAGGCATGATTTTGTTCGCCAACTTGACGCAAAGGCTCACCAACCTGTAAGGCTTGGTCAAGTTCGCCTGAGCGCAAAAAATTATGCCAACTTTGTCCCGACAGTTTTGAGCCTAAAATGCTTTTTGCCTTTCGCTTTTTGCTGGCGATTGATAGTTCGGCAAGATCCTCATCCTCCCGATTTGGATCGTTAGGCGCCTCGCCTTCCGATAAAACAGAACCGATGGCAATTTGGTGCAACTGCCAAAACGGCTCAAGTTCGCTCTCCATCGCTTCGTGGGCTTTTCTCAGAGCATCCAAGTTAGCAGGGTCATCGCTCACCAAC includes:
- the cshA gene encoding DEAD-box ATP-dependent RNA helicase CshA, which translates into the protein MPAPYSPFQVAKKLADEYRHLLRTVFRPARQELRDAFDAALNEEGFLVRDIYLQVLPAYERTEPIEGLSQEVRQWFGQIAERPYRHQAEAASRILQGQPVILATGTGSGKTEAFLMPIVDWCFRHRGKTGVKAILIYPMNALVNNQRDRLRRLLAGTGISFGRYTGETELSGERPSDAPDEERCVRSEFWQNPPDLLLTNYQMLDYMLIRDDGRRIFKNHQVRFIVLDEVHNYHGKLGTDIAFLMRRLRAFLKKMNPNAPEPIFIGTSATLQSGMGEDPRQAIAEFFTKLTGQKTEKDAVILDTPVVPPPMPPDLTMPALPEISEQELDAFDPKSEESVKRLAAKLVSDVVADGADAGSLYARTPLAYRLLEWLQKPIAFGELVNRWAKERGIEPNEQVQREVEAALLVGSALPDEHPLKLRLRTHRLLRGLLPFWRCLNCGKLLRHGERDCPNCGSKALPLVLCRTCGWDFYACYKPDEDKKRLHPWVQPTSTDQTIFLYEPPKESLEVDAEEETTDEGSEETTTQQHYSTLRLCPKCLAIVKDGVCPSGCSAPLREFAAYERRGTICPICRSRYGNRDVLTKVNMGVSRAVKEVARALIQYLPEEQQKVLIFCDSRQDAAHQAWFIKNTEKRLSVRRAIYHCLKDEEEPHDWEWLKGKVLEWLVRNGIVTEELRTRDARERALKRVEGALLTEFAIQPNVRQSLERLGLVRVRYAGLEEVLRRDNFEQLCREHNLPTEKVRQAIPHLLDLMRTKGALAHPAIQRAFNAGSQVAVEYDLLSSGGRWFPKAFTRPGQSMPSREQQNQGHYQLLRAEMLLALCQRFLGSRPTLQSLQALLEFLEQTGHLIWANIGNNGQGYQVALDLLEFEVARSWVRCDTCGRVVANEPAGTPCPRVSYQKACQGKLREWDGPFAESNVWALQIAHPNLPPINAGEHTAAVTDEERQRIEQAFQKQPPEVNAIACTPTLELGIDIGDLEAVALRNIPPNPAHYAQRAGRTGRQTRMGVVAGFSRARPHDGYFFDHPDEIIFGAIYPPRFYADNRIALACHVRSIVFEEAQLPIPPNLEPYISDEGHINATEVEKLVNGIQKALETGKRRALEVFGDFEWVNEQWVDEVIRDFPEKVRQVIELRAKAIEEAVKNMRFYANKVQQTQQERQLEQGYRELANRLRTDRDYAYLPRVLAEAGLLPGYAFPPQPGSLHLGLQPEPIFTSRLQAQWEYAPGQVVYARGGKWEVKGIALNQPGGITERGILKFEFTLCPSCGLANPKSNNNCLRCGAELTERSKIAWDVGAFRAELTTAQPEEEEDRSMRAFDFAAHPQRDGEVVTYHLGDGCYLEMRRQESIFWLNLGRIETNPDGTVKEVRSFWICEKCGESVEPPAEGSQKAKKGRKQKAQRRHSQTCDGEPIEIALGHQTKADTLRLIVPGVELLGAEGVRWAWSLVYAIVQGAALAFQLDEEDIDGFVLVKRDEQGEQVLEIFWVDTVVGGSGVLQDLAENFPKVAKFALKHLEGHDCAGSCYRCLRTYRNQKVHHLLDWQLIVDWLKVAAQAEVVQVGRQVPPMQGPEWEEARREGCQSPAELRLLKAIRSAGLPEPEKQYQVVDEQGQLITAADFAYPEHRLLIYVDGLAFHSSLPQRLHDARINRWLQRQNYRVLRFLGTEVYRYAKHCVEEIQKFFRSD